In Formosa haliotis, the sequence CACCAGTTGGATGGCCATGTTTACGCTAAATATGCTGCGCATGTCCTTAGAGTTAGCAAAAACCAATAAGAATTACGAAGACTTTGCTGCCAAATTTTTCAGACACTTCTTAAACATTGCTTGGGCTATGCATCATATCGGGCAAAAAGACATCTCGCTATGGGACAACGAGGATAGTTTTTATTATGATGTTGTAGAAATGTCTTCGGGCATGACAGACCGTTTAAAAGTGCGCTCTTTAGTTGGTATTATACCTATGTTTGCTGTAGAAATAATTCATAAAGATTTATTTGATGCTCTTAAAAGTTTTAAATTTAAGGTGGCCGAAATTGTAAGAACACGTCCAGATTTAGCCTCATTAATTTCCAGAATCGAAGAAGCCAACGAAAATGGAGATTATCTATTTTCTATAATGCGAGGTTTCCGGTTAGAGCATCTCTTAAAACGCTTACTTGACGAAGAGGAGTTCCTTTCAGATTATGGTATTCGTTCATTGTCTAAATATCACGAAAAACACCCCTTTGTCTTTCAATATCATGGGCATCATCAAATTCAATACGAACCAGGTGAAAGCCGATCGAATATGTTTGGAGGAAATTCTAATTGGAGAGGTCCAATCTGGATGCCTCTAAATTATATGATTATCCAATCGCTTAGAAAATACTATAAATATTACGGAAAGGAATACACTTACGAATTCCCTACCGGATCTGGCAACAAACTCAACTTAAACGAGATTGCAAACGAACTTACAAAACGATTAGTAAAATTGTTTGAGCCTAATAAAGATGGAAGATTCCAATATCATACAGATGATGAAGACAAGGTGTTTACCACAGACGAGCACTTTAAAAACCAACATTTGTTTTATGAGTTTTTCGATGGTGATAATGGCCGCGGATTAGGAGCATCTCACCAAACAGGATGGACCGCTTTAATCGCGAATTTAATCATGGAAATGGAAGCTCAGAAATAAGCTCTAAAACATACAAAAACTTGACTAATTAGAGCTGTCAGTCTCTCTATTAGTCAAGTTTTTTTTATTCATTTTATTTTACATTTTATACCCCATTCGCCTACTTTTCACCAGAAACTTCTTGTATCTTTGCAGCCATTTTAAAACGTTTTCGTAAATGGAAATAATTTCTGTATTTGACATGTTAAAAATCGGCGTTGGTCCTTCTAGTTCTCACACTTTGGGCCCTTGGCGTGCTGCCGAACGTTGGATTAAAGAACTTAAAGATTCTGGTAAATTTAATAAAGTAGAGAAAGTTACCGTAGACCTTTACGGATCTTTATCGTTAACAGGAAAAGGACACGCTACAGATTTCGCCCTAATTCTGGGTTTAAGTGGCGCCGATCCGGAACGTATTCCTACAGAAGATATTAACGAGATTATTTCAACCATAAAAAACACCAATACCCTTGTTTTTAATGCTGAAAATAGCCTCCCATTTAACGTGCAAACAGACATTGTTTTCAACAGAAAATTTCTTCCGTTTCACTCTAACGGCCTTTCGTTTTCGGCTTTAATAAATGGTAGACAATACAAATCGACATTCTACTCTATTGGTGGTGGTTTTGTTGTAAAAGAGGAGCGTAAAAACTCTAAGGCCAATAAAATTATATTTTACTGTACGCTACCCTATCCTATTGAAACTGGTGTACAACTATTAGAGTTTTGTCATCAGCTTAATTTACCTATTTCGGGAGTTGTGCTAGAAAACGAGAAATCCCTACGCGATGAAGCTACTATCGATTTCGAAATGAAACGCGTTTGGAATACCATGCTAGAATGCATGTACACGGGTTGCCATACAGAAGGGAATTTACCAGGCGGATTAAATGTGCGTCGTCGTGCTTTCGATATGCATAAAAAATTACATGGTGATATTCCGTATAACAATCCGCAAGAATGGTTAGAATCTATCCGAAATACCGAAGTTAAATTCAGACAAATTTTAAAATGGGTAAGTTGTTTTGCTTTAGCGGTTAACGAGGTGAATGCCTCGTTAGGACGAGTAGTAACAGCTCCAACCAATGGAAGTGCCGGTGTAATTCCTGCTGTTTTAATGTATTATTTGGTAATTGAAAATCACGATGCCGGATTCGAGGACATTAAAAAATTCTTATTGGTGGCTGGCGAAATTGGAAGTATTTTTAAAAAAGGAGCTACTATTTCTGCAGCTATGGGTGGTTGTCAGGCCGAAATTGGCGTATCGTCTGCTATGGCGGCCGGTGCATTAACCGAATTATTAGGCGGAACCCCAGAACAAGTTTTAGTAGCTGCCGAAATTGCTATGGAACATCATTTAGGTTTAACCTGCGACCCTATTGGTGGTTTGGTGCAAATCCCGTGTATAGAGCGCAATTCTATGGGGGCTATTAAAGCAATAAATGCCGCAGAACTCGCCATAGAAACAGACCCGAACAACGTAAAAGTGCCTTTAGATAAAGTTGTTTCTACCATGTGGGAAACTGCGAAAGACATGAATTCTAAATATAAAGAAACATCGGAAGGCGGATTAGCCGTAGGTGTACACTTATCCGATTGTTAAACTCCTAACTAAGTTTGATTATCTTTATAGGACGCAATATATTTACAACATATTAGTTGTTATAAAAACGCCCTGCTTAAACCCGTATGAATTATAGTCCCTTAAAAATATGCTTCAGCATTTGCATCACCTTATTAATTTTGTTGGGGATAACGTATTTAAGTTCGTCTAACACTCTACCTAACGGAAAATCTCAGGACGGTTTTGCTGTTTTGGGGACTACCATAAAGTATCCTACTTCAGAATCTTTTTGGAATACAGAATCTACTTCAAAAGAAAAAATAAAAGCGGTAGATAGTATTGTAAATAATATTGAAGTTTTGGTCGAGCCCGAAGAAGACATAGAGAAACTGGTTATAGAAGAGGCGCCTATTGTTGAAGAAAAAAAAGCGTTTGTTCCTAAAATTCCGAATCTATCAAAAATAGATACCTCAAAAATTGAACGCATCACCTACCCTAAAAATAAGGATGAATTTATTTCGCAATTAAAAGCTCACCTTACGGCTTCTAAAAGTCGTATTATTCATTATGGCGATTCTCAAATTGAAGGCGATAGAATGTCATCGTATATCCGAAATAAACTTCAAAATTTATATGGCGGAAATGGTCCTGGCTTCACCCCTATTGCCCAAGTATACGAAAACATAAGTGCTGTAGTAACGACCTCTGAACATTGGACGAGACACGCAGCTTTCGATCCGTCTAAAAAACGATTTGCACATAAAAAATATGGTGCATACACAACCTTATCGCGATTTACACCGTATTACGACATCGTTGCCGATAGTATTAACAGCGATACTTTACAACTGGTTAAAGCTAGTTTTACGGTTAAACCATCTACTAAAACCTATGGTCGTATGCGTAATTATACAACTATAGGATTTCATTACGGCAATGCGCAATTACCTGTAAATTTAAAAGTGTTTAACAGCGGTTCGTTAATAAAAGAAACCGAATTAAATACCGATGGTAATTATCATGAAATAGAAATTAATCTGCCTAACACACCAGCCATACTTACGTTTGAATTGGAATCTAAAATGAGTCCCGATATCTACGGCATTACTTTAGATGGCAATGAAGGTATATCGTTAGACAATGTAGCTATGCGTGGTTCTGCAGGAACTATTTTTGCTGGATTAAATAGTGAGAATTTCGCCCAAATGTATAAGACTTTAGATCCTAAAGTTTTAATTTTTCAATATGGCGGAAATTCGGTGCCTTACGTTAAAGACTCTTTAGAAGTTGAGCAATACACGAGGTATCTTAAAAATCATATCAATTGGGTAAGACGCAAAACCAATAATGCGAGTGTTATTTTTATTGGCCCTACAGATATGACGACAACAGAAAACGGACAAATGAAAACGTACCCGCTATTACCTTATTTAAACCATACTTTACGCGAAATGTGTAACGATAACAACATAGCGTATTGGAGTACTTTTAATGCCATGGGTGGCGAAAACTCGATGCAACATTGGGTAGATCAAAAACTGGCAGGAAGCGATTACACACATTTTTCACTTACGGGAACACGAATAATTTCAGAATTATTCTTTCTCTCTTTATACATGGATTTAATACACGACGAATGAAATTTAAAATTTTAGTACTTTCCCTCATCTTATCACTCCCTGTTTTTGGGCAACATTATGTGTTGGACAGTATTACGCCAGAATACGGCCATTTAATTAATTTTGAAGCCAACACCTTTCAATACGCTTCAGAATCTCCCTATTTTCAAAAATTCTTTGCCGATTTAGATAGTGTTTACCTCGGAAAAAAGAAGAAAATTCACATTTTTCATATTGGAGGGAGTCATATTCAAGCAGACATATATTCAAATAAAATTAGAACCTATCTTCAAAATATAAACGATGTCTCTTTAGGGCAACGTGGTTTTGTATTTCCGTATCATTTGGCACATACCAACAACCCAACAAATTACAGAATTGAAGCCGATAAAAGTCAGTGGAAAGGTTACCGTTGCTCAGTTTCAAAAGACAGCGTAGCTTGGGGATTATCGGGTGTAAGTGCAGCTTTTCGTGGTGTTGAAGACGAAATTTATGTAAAATCTAATTACAGAAACTACACAAAAAAGCCATATACTTTTAATAAACTTCGAGTGTTTTATAATACTTGGTTAGAGGATTACGATATTAATATTGCTGATAGTACTTTAGTGACTTTAGACACCATAAATTATGCGGGCATGTACAGAGAATACCGATTTAATCGAACCTTAGACTCTGTCGCATTAAATCTTAAAATTAAAGATACAGCCTGTGTTTCGCCAGAATTTTTATTGATGGGAATGGAATTTATGAACGACGATCCCGGTATAGAATACACAAGTATTGGTGTTAACGGGGCTAGTTTTGCCTGGTATAATCGCTCGGCATATTTTGAAAAGCAATTACAGCTTTATAAGCCCGATATGTTTATAATTTCGGTAGGTACAAACGATGCCTATATGCCAAAATCCAGTTTTAAACCTGAAGAATTTAGAGCCTATTACGAAGATTTCATTCAGATGATTCAGCGGGCAAATCCAGATTGTGCCATTTTATTAACGGTACCAAACGATGATTATTACAAGAAAAG encodes:
- a CDS encoding L-serine ammonia-lyase yields the protein MEIISVFDMLKIGVGPSSSHTLGPWRAAERWIKELKDSGKFNKVEKVTVDLYGSLSLTGKGHATDFALILGLSGADPERIPTEDINEIISTIKNTNTLVFNAENSLPFNVQTDIVFNRKFLPFHSNGLSFSALINGRQYKSTFYSIGGGFVVKEERKNSKANKIIFYCTLPYPIETGVQLLEFCHQLNLPISGVVLENEKSLRDEATIDFEMKRVWNTMLECMYTGCHTEGNLPGGLNVRRRAFDMHKKLHGDIPYNNPQEWLESIRNTEVKFRQILKWVSCFALAVNEVNASLGRVVTAPTNGSAGVIPAVLMYYLVIENHDAGFEDIKKFLLVAGEIGSIFKKGATISAAMGGCQAEIGVSSAMAAGALTELLGGTPEQVLVAAEIAMEHHLGLTCDPIGGLVQIPCIERNSMGAIKAINAAELAIETDPNNVKVPLDKVVSTMWETAKDMNSKYKETSEGGLAVGVHLSDC
- a CDS encoding GDSL-type esterase/lipase family protein, whose translation is MKFKILVLSLILSLPVFGQHYVLDSITPEYGHLINFEANTFQYASESPYFQKFFADLDSVYLGKKKKIHIFHIGGSHIQADIYSNKIRTYLQNINDVSLGQRGFVFPYHLAHTNNPTNYRIEADKSQWKGYRCSVSKDSVAWGLSGVSAAFRGVEDEIYVKSNYRNYTKKPYTFNKLRVFYNTWLEDYDINIADSTLVTLDTINYAGMYREYRFNRTLDSVALNLKIKDTACVSPEFLLMGMEFMNDDPGIEYTSIGVNGASFAWYNRSAYFEKQLQLYKPDMFIISVGTNDAYMPKSSFKPEEFRAYYEDFIQMIQRANPDCAILLTVPNDDYYKKSFPNPNTAVQQKIIMELTKKYNMAVWDLYSIMGGLGSSNKWYKAKLMPRDRIHFTKLGYSIKADLFLKALVDAWAESTHQDKDLLLTHFKNLDE